The window TCTCACAGTGACTTTTGAGGAGGCGTCCAAGCTTCAAATTCGCGTGGAGCACGATGATTACGATGCGAATTAACGCATGTTCAGAATAAATCAAACAGATGAAAAGTCAAGGCTGAGAAACAATAATGCACTCCTGCTTGATTAAACAAACTGATATGAAGCAAGGAGGTCAGTGGAGGGAGCTCTAGCCTATACCCATGACAAAACAGAAGCAGGAGCAAGCTGCCACCCCCGGCCCCGCTCTCTTCTCCCTCCACCCTACACTTTTCTTCCTATTCTCGTCGCTAGATACCAACTTCCAGTTCACCCCCGCCGCGACCAAGAGGCAGCCGGCGACGAGGAAGGCGGACGAGGACGAACCTTCGCACTCGCAGGGCGATGACGGGAGGCCGGCGGCCATGGATCATGTCAGGAAGCGCCACCAAGAGAAGGGCTTCCTCTATGACTGGTCAGTAAATTACATGTACACAGGCGCACGCTTGATGCTGTTGTTCTATCTCTTCTTGGTGCCTGCTTGCAGAGTTGCAGTAGCGTCCGTGTCATTGATCTAAGGGTTTTGTATGGCTGCAACTGTGGAAAACATATATGTGTACATAATATGTGGTGCGTCATGTTTTCTTCCTTCATTTGATTGCTGCAGCTTCTTCATGCTGTGCTGCTGCTTCTTCTGCCATGAGGCCTGCGAGCACTGCCgcaagcgcttctgctgctgccgcAACAAGGACGAATGACCGACCAA is drawn from Triticum dicoccoides isolate Atlit2015 ecotype Zavitan chromosome 6B, WEW_v2.0, whole genome shotgun sequence and contains these coding sequences:
- the LOC119326143 gene encoding uncharacterized protein LOC119326143, whose translation is MTKQKQEQAATPGPALFSLHPTLFFLFSSLDTNFQFTPAATKRQPATRKADEDEPSHSQGDDGRPAAMDHVRKRHQEKGFLYDCFFMLCCCFFCHEACEHCRKRFCCCRNKDE